From Argopecten irradians isolate NY chromosome 3, Ai_NY, whole genome shotgun sequence:
tattctgtcaggTGAtgtaatgtcatatcattacattgCTTCTTTGCTCAATTCTACAAACTTAGTATGAACTTCCATTACAAGCAATGTAAAACCTTGTGTATTTAcaggtgttgttttgtttattgccATAAAAACCTATTGTTGTTATCAACATtatctataaagttatatatggtAATGTTGTTATGTCATCTTATATGATGTGCTTTTTAAAGTCTATTCATActatatttttaattcatacatttattttatatacagtgtactaGATATTCAACAGATGCTAATATTCTATCAtctataataaaatttactcAACATGTAATGTGTTTGTCATTTATTTGATGTGTTTGTAGTCTCACCTGTATAGTTAGAGTGTTTGGCTTTGTCACCTAACACCCACAACCATATTTTCCGGCTGATAAGTTGCACTTGTGTATCAGTCCCAAaggcatttttaggtcatctgaccgaaggtcaggatgacctattgtcatcttgttttgtccgtcatcgtgcgccgtccgccgtgcgccgtgtgTTGTGCGTAacactatttatacaaaagcctactcctcctttgtCCTTctatggatttcatccatatttggtttgaaacatcattggagaaggacaatcatattttatataaatgaatctGGTCCGACCCCAAGGGGCTGAGGGGTgaggccccaaatggggaaattttcttaaatttagctttaaaatcctactcctccttcatccttgggttgatttcattcATAATTGGTGTGAAACTTTAATAGGGAAGGaccatcatattttatataaatcagcctggtccgacccctaggggctgaggggtggggccccaaaagggcaaattttcttaattttagctttaaaatcctactcctccttcatctttggatggatttcatccatatttggtgtgaaacattattagggaaggacaatcatattatatatatatatgagcctggtcagacccctaggggctgaggggtggggccccaaatggggaaattttcttaattttagctttaaaatcctactcctccttcatccttggatggatttcatccatatttggtgtgaaacatcattggggaaggacaatcatattttatataaatgagataggtcagacccctaggggctgaagggtggggccccaaaagggcaaattttcttaattttagctttaaaatcctactcctccttcatccttggatgaattttatccatatttggtgtgaaacatcattgggaaaggacaatcatattttatataaatgagtctggtccgacccctaggggctgaggggtgggtcTCCAAAAGGCCAAATTTCCTTAATTtgagctggcccacttcctgttttcaggtttcggtctccaatctcaatgaaaattggtctatagaggttttaattgatgaggaacaacatgcaaacattttcgtaaagattttggtattccaagatggccactggcccacttcctgttttaaggttcagtctccgatctcaatgaaaattggggTTTtgattgattcagaagggggaaatttaggtgaggacaatcatatcttataaaggaccgagctaagatcCATTGGGATAGTACGGTGGAAGTctaaaatgggagctttgctgaaatttggctttaaaatctgactcctccttatattaattcttaaatgggttacaaccatatatggatgaagggctaccaagtttgttcaacaaatgacatttacctatttcagaaacttacatattcagctaaggagttccttgtattgtatatattaatcgttaaccaatactttatactgtgactttgttgttttgtgccatgagtcagatgaccgttaaggcccacgGGCCTCTTGTTTACGACGTTTGAcgtttttgtacatgtataagtcaCAGTATAGGTATATGTCCGCCATGAAATTAGAAGTTATGCACATTTGTATATACCTGTAGTATTATTCATTGCCTACTGTCCTAGTCTTTTCTCTTATTTTCCATCGTGTTGTGTTCTTTCCTGTCCCTCTTTCATGTATGAAGGCTGGAGCTTTGCACAGTTATATGATATCTAGCCATGCTGGGATGATGGTGAGGGGTGAGATGGGGGAACACAGACCTGGTGTAGAAGGAGTGGGTGAGGGATGGGATGGGGGACACAGACTTGATGTAGAGGGAGTGGGTGAGGGATGGGATGGGGAACACAGACATGGTGTAGTGGAAGTGGGTGAGGGATGGGATGGGGAACACAGACTATGTGTAGTGGAAGTGGGTGTGGGGTGAGATGGGGGAAACAGACTTGGTGTAGTGGTAGTGGGTGAGGGGTGGGATGGGGGAACACAGACTTGGTGTAGTGGGAGTGGGTGAGGGGTGAGATGGGGTACACAGACTTGGTGTAGTGGGAGTGGGTGAGGGATTGGATGGGGCAACACAGACATGGTGTTGTGGGAGTGTGTGTTGGGTGAGATGGGGGAAACAGACTTGGTGTAGTGGTAGTGGGTGAGGGGTGTGATGGGGAACATAGACTCCGTGTAGTGGTTGTGGATGAGGGGTGAGATGGGGAACACAGACTTGGTGTAGAGTGAGTGGGTGAGGGATGAGATGGGGAACATAGACTACATGTAGTGGTTGTGGATGATGGGTGAGATGGGGAACACAGACTTGGTGTAGAGTGAGTGGGTGAGGGATGAGATGGGGAACATAGACTACGTGTAGTGGTTGTGGGTGAGGGGTGAGATGGGGTAACACAGACTTGGTTTAGTGTTAGTGGGTGATGGGTGGGATGGGGGAACACAAACTTGGTGTAGTGGGAGTAGGTGAGGGGTGAGATGGGGAACACAAACTTGGTGTAGTGGTTGTGGATGAGGGGTGAGATGGGGAACACAGACTTGGTGTAGTGGGAGTGGGTGAGGGGTGGGATGGGGGAACACAGACTTGGTGTAGAGGGAGTGGGTGAGGGGTGGGATGGGGGAACACAGACCAGGTGTAGTGGTTGTGGATGAGGGGTGAGATGGGGAACACAAACTTGGTGTAGTGGGAGTGGGTGAGGGGTGGGATGGGGGAACACAGACTTGGTTTAGTGTTAGTGGGTGAGGGGAGGGATGGGGGAACACAGACTTGGTGTAGTGGTTGTGGATGAGGGATGAGATGGGGAACACAAACTTGGTGTAGTGGTTGTGGGTGAGGAGTGAGATGGGTAACACAGACTTGGTGTAGTGGGAGTGGGTGAGGGGTGGGATGGGGGAACACAGACTTGGTGTAGAGGGAGTGTGTGAGGGGTGGGATGGGGGAACACAGACTAGGTGTAGTGGTTGTGGGAGAGGGAGGAGATGGGTAACACACACTTAGTGTAATGTTAGTGGGTCAAGGATGGGATTGGGTAACACAGACTTGGTTTAGTGATAGTGGGTGAGGGTTGGGATGGGGGAACACACACTAGGTGTAGTGGTTGTGGGTGAGGGGTGAGATGGGTAACACAGACTTTGTGTAGTAGTTGTGGGTGAGGGGTGGGATGGGGTAACACAGACTAGGTGTAGTGGGAGTGGGTGAGGGATGGAATGGGGTAACACAGACTTGGTTTAGTGGGAGTGGGTGAGGGATGGGATGGGTCAAACAGACTTGGTGTAGTGGTAGTTGGTGAGGGGTGGGATGGGGAAACACAGACTAGGTGTAGTGGTTGTGGGTGAGGGGTGAGATGGGTAACACAGACTTGGTGTAGTGGGAGTGGTTGAGGGATGGGATGGGGTAACACAGACTTGGTGTAGAGGGAGTGGGTGATGGGTGGGATGGGGGAACACAGACTAGGTGTAGTGGTTGTGGGTGAGGGGTGAGATGGGTAACACAGACTTGGTGTAGTGGGAGTGGTTGAGGGATGGGATGGGGTAACACAGACTTGGTGTAGAGGGAGTGGGTAAGGGATGGGATGGGGGAACACAGACTTGGTGTAAAGGGAGTGAGTGAGGGATGGGATGGGGAGCACAGACACTTGGTTTAGTGGTAGTGGGTAAGGGATGGGATTGGGGAAACAGACTTGGTGTAGTGGTAGTGGGTGAGGGATGGGATGGGGGAACACAGACTTGGTGTAGTGGTAGTGAGTGAGGGATGGAATAGGGGAACACAAACTTGGTGTAGTGGGAGTAGGTGAGGGTTGGGATTGTGGAACACAGACTTGGTGTAGAGGGAGTGGGTGAGGGGTAGAATTGGGGAAAACAGACTTGGTGTAGTTGGAGAGGGTGAGGGGTGGGATAGGGGAACATAGACTTGGTGTAGTTGGAGAGGGTGAAGGATGGGATTGGGGAACATAGACTTTGTGTAGTGGGAGTGGGTGAGGGATTGGATGGGGGAACACAGACTTGGGCCATTTTCAATTAagcggtttgactggttggacctagttctTTGTTTATGATTTAAAGAGGGAtcgacctggtgattttatattgttttcagatgagccttgacaaagcccttaCAGCCCAGTATCAAAAccttatacttgaaataatgactttaacaaacgGTCAAACCGGTTGTTccaaataaacgaaaacggcaaTTCTAATTTGTTGCATTTGTATcattcagtattttttttattcaataatcgCTTTCCGATCAGGAATTTAATTAACTTATTGAATTTTCTCATAATCAGAAAGCAGTCATGCAcatttttactaaaaaaaaacaaatccgACGATTAGTCCTAATTCCGGAATTTTTCGATGGTAAGTTGTCTTTAAACTTAGTATTCAGGGATTCAAGATGGCGTACAAACAGGTACTTGTTGCCAACTGAAATATTAATAGGCGGGTTTTACCATTATTTTGATGCATTTGCCgatttttttaccaaaataCAGGAATATGTCCCAGTCTGATAAGTTTATGTCCATGTGACAATTGATATTTGGTAGAACAATTGGTTTCTATTTGCTTAGTTACGTTTAGTAGCTTACATTATCGGTTTGTTTACAATCATCTGGCAACTTTACAGATTTCAATTATGTAGTTTGTTCTCAAAACAACGGTATATCTTATACCGACTAAGTACTTCAGTGATATCTCATGAtcactgtttatattatatattcataaatcCATTCTTGGCTGAATGCTAATTACATCTCAGTACATGGGTCACCCCAAGGCATCCAGTGGTGCTCGCCTATGCGTGACCAAAAGATGAAGCGTTAACGTTAGACCTTTGACTTATGTCAGTTGACAAACGGTACAGTTCATCGCCTTAGGCAATATGGTTAGTTATTCTCGATTTCACTACAACATGGCGACAGGTACATCTGAAGGTATACATCTTTCAGAGCAGGAAAGACTCACTGGGGTTGATAATagaacatttaaatttgaaCAAGCAAGATCAGTAAGTCTGACAGATTATGTTGGTTAaagattattttgttgtttgtaccaTTTCCTTGTACCAGAGTTATTATAATTAAGAGTGTTCTGAATAGCTGTTTTGTAAATAAGAATAATGTTAAATAACCAAACCTCAAGTTTTGTCTGATCAGTATAGTGATGGACCGAGATCGGAAAAATGGAAATTAgtccaaaaaaaattaaagcgATCATCAGTTCAGAAATTGTGCAACcaattaatcaaattttttttaaagtggtCCTAAATCTTAAGATTTGTGTCACGAAGCTTTTGTTTATCATAATTCAACTGAATAGTTAGCCTATTTTTATTATCCTACAGACATTGTTTCCATACAGTACAGTATACATCATGATACATTAGTCCGTCGCAGTGGATATGCTTTCTTACCACACTATTACGGTACCTCGTTATTCAAGTGATATTTGTAGTTATTTCTCTCCAgtttataaacatacaataattttggaatagtattaattattaataataattattccAATAAATAGAGAAATTATTTCCTGAATTTGAAAACCGATTATGATCGATAATCGATCAATTTTGACATTGTGATGatcaattatgaaaatgaaactgATTCCCATCAACATATCAGTAAAATTGCCTTACAGTATAATTGGATATTTGTGTGGATACTCATAGTGAATCAGCCATGAAGATATTTGAAACTGGCTTTCATATATATACCTAATAATGATTTCAGTTCTGTAGAATATTTTAGTTGCAGTTATGGGCAGTGTTGATATTTGAATGTAATATCCACAGTCACAATTTACTGTAATCCATCAGGTTGCAAACATCTAATTTAGAttctaaaaacaatatatagtttaatgttacatatatacacatgtttgcatcatttaattatttaaaagcacaatatacgtaacttttcaggttttttagttatcacaaacatttacaagaaaattacCACTTTCTCTCTGCATCAAATGTTGACTAAAACCAGGTAAGATGTAACTGAGACCAACTGTAAAGtgccaaacaaaaaaataaaaataattaatgtggCCCACAATAATTACAAACCGAAACGATACAATGTAGTTCACGGAAACTCTTGATTTCTGGAAAATATCATGTGACCCACTGACCTGATCAATATAGATTACGCAGGCCTCTATGCGAAATGCTTCGTTATTTGTTGTGACCCGATCAACTTTGCACaggaaaaacagaaacaaacatgtTAGTGACTGTAGAAAATGTGTAGGcctaaccaacagtatatatatatatatattatagtatatgcatcactgatatacatgtagagcccgtttataaaaaaaaatccaattaaAAACATTTGTCCATTTTTCTCTGCTGTAGATTTCAttcccttgatactataatacatacatatataaatgtatatacactggtggttagaaatttgtgccaggtccctgtgggctTTTTATATACAAAACCTTTTGGTATGTCtgtttcaagatggcaggtATATGTTTACAAGATGATTTTGACCATTTGATATCATAGGTTTATCTGCATGGAATAAAGTCATAATACCAGCTTCAATTTGTATTCTAGGTCATTGgtacaatgttgtacaatgttcgatcattatatatgtttgtgacTGCAGAAACAACTGAAAAGTTACGTATATAGAGACTTTAACACTACAGTCTACAAATATATTTTCCtctgaaaatgataatttaaaactCAAGTCATAACCAAATGGCAATATAAGATTTGCTATATGAAATAAGTACAGAATTTGTgtacataaaacaaacaaattttagaATAAGTTTGATAGCATGACTTAATGTCCACACAGGGCCACCCTGACTTTGAACATGATCACCTTGTTGGAGAGCTGGACCCTGGCATGCTGGAATCTGACAGTAAGATCAATTCTATAAATATTGGTGTTTTCTTAGGCCtccaaatatatttcatttgagaTTTAGAAATTTGAGTAAGTTTACAGTAGTGATTCAGAATCTTACACAGATATTTCTGCATGCATCTTATTATcatgattttacaaaaaaaaagttattctaaactatttcattaaatacatttatttctgtGTAATTCATTATTCATCATTTCAATACTTTCCAATAGTAATTGTAGTAatgtatgaaatattgaaaaagaaCATGCTGTTTCAGACGTGGAAGTTGTTATATGGTTAAGAGATCGGAAAGGCATTCATGTCAATCTGGAAGGCAATGGGCAGTTAGC
This genomic window contains:
- the LOC138319760 gene encoding uncharacterized protein — translated: MAQVCVPPSNPSPTPTTQSLCSPIPSFTLSNYTKSMFPYPTPHPLQLHQVCFPQFYPSPTPSTPSLCSTIPTLTYSHYTKFVFPYSIPHSLPLHQVCVPPSHPSPTTTTPSLFPQSHPLPTTTKPSVCAPHPIPHSLPLHQVCVPPSHPLPTPSTPSLCYPIPSLNHSHYTKSVLPISPLTHNHYT